CCGTACTCCGCGTCGCCCTGCCGGTCCCCCTGCCCACCCTGTTCGACTATCTGCCGCCCGCCAACGGGCAGGCGGCTGTCGGCTGCCGTGTACTGGTGCCATTCGGCCGCAGCCGCATGGTCGGGGTGATCGTCGAAGTGGCCTCCGGCTCCAGTGTCGGCCATGCGCGTCTGAAGCCCGCACTGCGGATCCTCGACGACGAGCGATTGCTGGACAGCGAACTGATGCAAAGCCTGGCCTGGGCCGCCGAGTATTGGCTGGCCGCGCCTGGCGAAGCCTACGCCAATGCGCTGCCGCTGGCGCTGCGCGAAGACAAGCCACTGCCCGCCATCCACCACGAGGCATGGCAGCTGACCCTGGCCGGACGCAGCGCCATCGATGCCGGCAGTCGTCGCGGCGGCAGTCTGGCCTTGTTGAACGCACTGGCAACCGGGCCACTGGCAGCCGAGACCTTGACCGACCAGTTGCCCGGCTGGCGAGCTGCCGCCCGTCGTCTGGCAGAGAGTGGCCTGATCGAGCGCATTGCGCAGCACGTCACGACTGCCACGCCGACCGCACCGGGGCCGCCCCTCAGCAGCGAGCAACAGACCGCGGTCGACAAGGTCGCATCCGCCTTCGGTCGCTTCCAGCCGTTCCTGCTGGACGGGGTCACCGGCAGCGGCAAGACCGAGGTCTACCTGAGCCTGATCGCCAAGGCCCTGGCACAGGGTCGGCAGGCCCTGCTGCTGGTGCCGGAGATCGGGCTGGCGCCGCAAACCGTCCGCCGCCTGCGCGAACGGCTTGGCGTCCCGGTCGAAGTGCTGCATTCCAATCTCTCCGAAGGCGACCGCGCGCGCGCCTGGTTGCGTGCCGGCCAGGGCGAAGCGAGGGTCATCCTCGGCACCCGTTCGGCGATATTCACCCCCCTGCCGCAGGCCGGGCTGATCGTGGTGGATGAAGAACACGACAGCGCCTACAAGCAACAGGACGGCTTCCGCTACCACGCACGGGACCTGGCCATTGTGCGTGCACGGGCATTGGGCATACCGGTAGTCCTGGGATCGGGCACGCCATCGCTGGAGTCGCTGGCCAACGCCGACGCCGGCCGCTATCGCGCACTGCATCTGCGTGCCCGTCCCGGTGCCACGCGACCACCGCAGGTACAGATCGTCGACATGCGCGCACAACGGCTGGAACACGGGCTTTCGCCGACCCTGCTCGCGGCCGTCGCCGAGACCGTGGCGCGCGGCGAGCAGGTGCTGGTGTTCCGCAACCGCCGGGGCTATGCGCCGGTGCTGCTCTGCCATGCCTGCGGCTGGCACGCCGAGTGCCCGCGCTGCGAACATCCGATGACCGTACACGCCGGACGACGCAGCCTGATCTGCCACCACTGCGATAAGCGGATGCCTTTGCCAGAGCACTGCCCCGCCTGTAGCGCCGGCGAACTGAAACCCCAGGGTCAGGGCACCGAGCGACTGGAGGAGGCACTCGTCGCACGCTTTCCCGACGTACCGGTCCTGCGCATCGACCGGGAAACGACGCGCCGCCGCGACAGCTTCGAACAACTGCTGCAGAACCTGCGCGACACAGCCAGGCCGACCATCCTGGTCGGCACGCAGATGCTGGCCAAGGGCCACGACCTGCCCAACCTGACCCTGGTCGCCATTGTCGGCGTGGACGAAGGCCTGCACAGCCTCGATTTCCGTGCAAGCGAACGCCTGGCGCAGACCGTCGTGCAGGTGGCCGGTCGCGCGGGACGGGCGTCGAAACCCGGCCGGGTGCTGTTGCAGACCCACCACCCCGATCACCCGCTGCTGCGCCAACTGCTCGCCCAGGGTTACGCCACCGCCGCCCGCGAGCTGCTGACCGAGCGGCAGCTAGCCCAGTTACCGCCGTACGGCCACCAGATCCTGCTGCGTGCCGAGGCCATGCAACGTGCCGCCGTCGACAGCTTCCTGGCCGAGGCGGTCGCGATACTTCCGACGAGCCACGGCCTGCAACTGGCCGGCCCCATGCCCGCGCCGATGCCATTGCGAGCCGGCCGGCACCGTGGCCAGCTTTTGCTGGAATCGCAGAGCCGACAGGCCCTGCACGCCACGGCACGCCCCTGGATGATCGCGCTCGCGCAATGCCCCGCCTCGCGCAAGGTGCGCTGGTCGCTGGATGTGGATCCGATCGATCTTTACTGAAGCGGGGGTGCCGTCTCGCCACAACGGCCATCAAAAACGGAGACGGCCCGCATGCGGGCCGTCGATGGAACGTCTGCTGCAGAAGAAACGGCTCAGGCGGCGAACAGCCCGCGCATCTTCTTCATCGCATTGGCTTCGACCTGACGGATGCGCTCCGCCGACACACCATACTCATCGGCCAGATCCTGCAGCGTCGCCTTGTCCTCATTCAGCCAACGGCGCTGGATGATGTCACGCGAGCGGTCATCCAGATTCTGCAGCGCAGCCGAAAGCGTCTCCATCTGGTTGTCCGCCTGGTCGGCATCGGCCACGTTGTCGTAGGGATCGGCACCTTCGTCGATCAGGAACGCTTCCGGAGCCGGCTTGGCGTCGTCGTCGGCATCAGCCGGCGCCTCGAATCCGATATCGCGGCCGGACAGGCGCGATTCCATCTCGCGCACCGTGGCTTCCGGCACGCCCAGGTCCCTGGCCACCACGCGCACTTCCTCGGCATTCATCCAGCCCAGGCGCTTCTTGCTCTTGCGCAGATTGAAGAACAGCTTGCGCTGCGCCTTGGTGGTGGCCACCTTGACGATGCGCCAGTTGCGCAGGATGAACTCGTGCATCTCGGCACGGATCCAGTGCACGGCAAAGCTCACCAGCCGGACACCCTGGTCCGGATCGAAACGCTTCACCGCCTTCATCAGGCCGATGTTGCCTTCCTGGATCAGATCCGCCAGCTGCAGGCCGTAGCCCGCATAACCACGCGCGACGTGCACCACGAAACGCAGGTGCGACATCACCAGCTTCTTGGCTGAAGCCAGGTCGTCCTGTTCCTGGTAGGTGCGCGAGAGCGACTGCTCTTCTTCCTGGCTGAGCACCGGAATCCGGTGCACGGCCGAGATATAGGCGTCCAGGCTCCCGACCACGCTGGGGATCGGGAAATTGGCGGTCATCAGGGCTTGAGACATGTACGGAACCTCCTGAATGAGGGGTCAGCTTAGCACTCTGGTACTTCGAGTGCTAAAGGTCGCGAAAGTTCCCGCCACCCATTTAATAAACCAAATAGTACACGAAATGTATCTGCATGTCGAGATGTCCGTCGGCGCAATGGAGCAATGGCTGACGAACTCCAAACGCAAGCTCTCGCGACATGCCCTCAGACACATGTTTTACGGGTAACGGCCACGGGCAGATGCGTGTCGAGGAACGCGTGCACTCCCCCGCACTGATCCGGGAAATGCCCGCTACGCCGCTGGGCGCAAAGCGAAGCGCTGATCCGGCCAACTAATGGAAAGCGCCAACAGATTTTTCCGGTTTCACCATTGTCGCGCGCCACACCAAGCCCTCGGCGGACTTCGCGGACAGGTCCCGATTGACTGGACCTTGGCAGAACATGCCAAACTCCAGGCATCGGGGCTGCGCACCGGGTCGAATCGGTCAGTGACTGGAATCACTGCTGGCCACGGGTGCGCAGAGGAGTTCCAGGCAGCCGACCGAGGGGGTTTGATGATTGGGTACTATCTGGACTTGGCGCTCAACAGCGTCAAGCGCACGCCGATCCTTACTGCTTTGATGGTGCTGGCGATCAGTCTGGGCATCGGCGCCACCATGACGATGCTGACCGTGCTGCATGTCATGACGGACGACCCCATGCCCGGTCGCAGCGCGCATCTGTATACCCCGCATCTCGACCCCTTGCCGCTCAAATTCACGAGTATCGCGACAGGCCGTGATGTCTCCGCGAACCTTACATGGCCGGATGCCATGGCCTTGCTCCAGGCGCATCGCGCCACGCGGCAGGCAGCGATGGCGGGCGGCCATCTGCTGGTACGTTCCGCAGATGACGGCGCGAAGGTCCGCCCGTTCTATGCAGACGGCCGTTACACCACGAAGGACTTCTTCGACATGTTCGGTGTGCCGTTCGAACACGGTACCGGCTGGACATCGAACGACGACGCGTCGAGCGCGCATGTGGTTGTGCTGGCGGACTCGCTGGCACAGAAGCTGTTCGGCAGCCATGACGCCATCGGCAAGATGGTGCAACTGGGCGACAAGGATTTCCGGGTGATCGGCGTGACCGCGGACTGGCAGCCTTCGCCGATGTTCTATGCCGACGTCTCGTCCGACCACTACAGCAAGGGCGACCAGTTCTTCCTGCCGCTGTCCACCGCTGCCGACCTGGACCTGGACATCAACGGCAACATGGACACCTGGGTCGTCAGCCCTAGCGACGACTACATGCACAGCCCGACCGCGACCTGGCTGCAGTTCTGGGTACAACTGGACACCCCGGCACAGGTCGCCGCGTACAGGCGGTTCCTGCGCAACTATTCCGAACAGCAACGGTCGCTGGGCCGCTTCCAGCGACCGGCCAGCAATGCGAAGCTCTACAGTCTGATGGGCTGGCTAGCGCACGAAAATCTGGTTCCTGACGACGTCCGCCTGCAGCTATGGCTGGCGTTGAGCTTCTTGTTCGTCTGCATGGTCAATATCGTGGCGCTGCTGTTGGCCAAGTTCCTGCGTCGCAGTGGCGAAATCAGCGTACGCCGCGCACTGGGTGCCAGAAAGCGTGACATTTTCGTGCAGTTCGGCATCGAATCGGCGCTCATCGGCCTGGGCGGCGGCATGCTGGGCGTGTTGATCGCAGAACTGGGCCTGTGGAGCGTGCGGCATCGCCCCGACGACTACGCCCACATCGCACGAATGGATCTATCGATGCTGCTTCTGACCCTGGTGCTTGCCGTTGTCGCCAGTGTGCTGGCCGGCTTGTTGCCTGCGTGGCGAGCCTGTTCCGTAGCACCCGCACTGCAATTGAAGAACAGCCACTAGTCAGCTCGCACAGCACAGGACAATCATGGAATTGCGTCCGATCATCTCCAGCCTCAGGCACCACGCGCTTACAGCCGCCCTGTTGACACTGCAGGTTGCCCTTACCTGCGCCATTGTCTGCAACGTGGCCTTCATGATCGCCAGACGCATCCAGCAGGTGTCGATACCGACCGGCATCGCGGAAAACGAGCTGTCCGTCATCCGCAGCCATGGCACCGGCACGGACGATAATGCCGTTAATGCCGTTGCCCAGCACCAGACCGACCTGGCGGCGCTGCGCGCGATTCCCGGAGTCAGGTCGGTGGCGGCGGTGAGCTATGCGCTGCCCCTGAACAGGCAGGACGGGTTCGGCCTGGTCTGCACCACCCCGCAGCTGTCCCTGCACAGCAAGAGCTGCCAGATATCCAGCTTTTACGACGGCACACCCCACCTGATCGACACACTGGGCCTGCATCTGACCGCAGGCAGGGATTTCCGATCCGACGAATTCGTCTCGAAGGACAATGATCATCCTCACGTCGTGATCATCAGCCGTGCACTGGCCGACAGGCTGTATCCCGGCCAGGACGCCGTGGGCAAGATGCTTTACATGGGCAGGGGCCCCAACGCCCTTCAGGTGATCGGCATCGTCGCCGACTTGTTGCGCCCCCGACTGCGCGGCCCCGGCCAGAATCACCTGAGCCTGATCACCTCGCAATTGCCCAACAGCAACCGCGATACCTATGTGCTGCGAAGTGCGCCCACGGATCGGGAACGCATCCTGCAAGCTGCAACGAAAGCACTGTTCAAGACAGATCCCACCCGCATCCTCGATCCCAAGTATGTGCGGACGTTCACCCAGATTCGCGCCGCCTACTTTCAACGCGACACCACCATGATCGGCCTGTTTGTCGCGTCCGCCCTCGGCCTGCTGTTCGTCACGGCGCTGGGGATCGCCGGGCTGGCCAACTTCTGGGTACAGCAGCGACGGCGCAGCATCGGCATCCGTCGTGCCGTCGGCGCGACACGCAAGGACATACTCCGCTATTTCCAGACCGAGAACTTCCTGATCGTGACGACCGGCGTGGTGCTGGGCATGGCACTCGCGGTCACGCTGAACCTGCAGCTGATGAAGCACTACGAATTGCCCCGCCTTCCGCTGTGGTACCTGCCCATCGGCGCACTCGCACTGGAAGCGCTTGGCCAGATGGCTGTGTTCTTTCCGGCACGACGCGCCTCGCGCGTGCCGCCGCTGGAGGCCATCAGAGGACAGTGACCGGCCGCCGACGTGGTGGCCACACTCGCAAGCATGGGGCTGATGCGATCTAAGGCCGCATCTCCCCGCCTGATGCCCACCACCCTACAATGGGAAAACGTATTGCGCCCATCATGGGCTGGCCCAGCAAGGGGAGAGCGGCTTGATCATCTGTGTACCCAACGTCCTTAGCGCCCAGGAGCTGGCCACCATCGGCGGCGAACTTGAGCGTGCCAGTTTCGTGGACGGCTCGACCACCGCCGGTTGGTCGGCCCGCGAGGTCAAGCGCAACCAGCAGCTCGACTTCAGCTCCGCCGACCACACGCGGCTGGCCACCATGGTGCGCGAGGCATTCATGCGTAATGCAATGCTGCAGGCAGCCACCCTGCCCTCGAACCTGACCCAGGTACTGTTCAACCGTTACGCCAGCGGCATGCACTATGGACCGCACGTCGATGCCGCGGTGATGGGTCCGATGGAAAACGCGGTCCGCACGGATATCGCCATCACCATCTTCCTGTCTGATCCCAAGTCCTATTCGGGCGGCGAACTGACCGTGCTGAGCAACGGGCTGGGCTACGAGTTCAAGCTGGAAGCGGGTTCGGCCATTGCCTATCCGGCAAATACACTGCATCACGTCAAACCGGTCACCCACGGCGCACGCAACGCGGCCATCATCTGGGTACAGAGTCAGGTACGCGACCCCGCCAAGCGCGAAATCCTCTGGGACCTGGCCAATGCGAAGCACCAGGTCTTTACTCGCGAGGGCAAGAGCCCGACCTTCGACGCCGTCAGCAAGTCCCACGCGAACCTGATGCGCATGTGGGCGGAAACCTGACGCGGTTCCGGCAGATCCGGCTCAGGCGCTGCCGGCCTCGTCGGCCAGCGCAGCCCGCGACGGCAACGACCAGTCGATCGGCTCGCGGCCTTCCGCCTCGAGATACTGGTTGGCCGCCGAGAAGTGCCCGCAGCCGATGAATCCGCGGTGGGCCGACAGCGGCGACGGATGTACCGATTTCAGCACGCAGTGCCGGTTGCGGTCGATCAGCTGCCCCTTGCGCTGCGCATAGCTGCCCCACAGCATGAACACGATGCCCTCGCGCTCACGGTTGAGCGCGTCGATCGCCGCATCGGTGAAGCCCTCCCAACCCTTGCCCTGGTGCGAAGCGGCTTGCCCCCGCTCCACGCTGAGCACCGAGTTGAGCAGCAGCACGCCGCGATCGGCCCAGGGCGTCAGGCAGCCATGGTCGGGCGGCGCAGTACCCAGGTCGCGCTGGATCTCCTTGAAGATGTTCACCAGCGACGGCGGCGACGGTACCCCGGGACGCACCGAAAAGCACAGGCCATGCGCCTGGCCGGGGCCGTGGTAAGGATCCTGCCCCAGGATCACCACCCGCACCGCATCGAACGGCGTATGCGCGAAAGCACTGAAGATTTCCGGGCCCGGCGGATAGATCACCTTGCCGGCGCGCTTCTCGCTCCGCAGGAATTCGGCCAGCGCCCGCATTTCCGGGCGCTCCAGATAATCGCCGATACGGGCTTTCCAGGAAGGCTCCAGACGGATGTGGTCGCCGCTCACGCCGCCAGCTCACGCTTGCGCAGATGCTGCGCGACGCGCAGCTGGAACAACAGCTTGGTGATCAACAGCGTCTCCTCCACCGGCTTTTCCACCAGATCATTGGCACCGGCCTTGAGCAGGGCCGCCTGGTTGGCCGGATTCTCGTCGCCGGTCATGACCAGCACCGGCAGCTTGCCCTTGCCGTAGTCGAACTGGTTGCGCACGTGTTCGAGCAGGTCGCCGCCGGTCAGCTCGCCTTTCAGGCTGACGTCGGTGAGTACCACGTCGGCACCGACCCGCCCCTGCGCGCGCTCGGTCTCGAGCAGGGCCAGCGCGTCCTCGACGCTGACCACGTGGCGAACGGTCAGGCCGATCTTCTCCAGCATGCGCCGCGTGGCCAGCGCGACCACCCGACTGTCCTCGACGTAAAGCACCGTGCCCTCGGCCGAGTTGTCCGGCCGCACATAGCCGCGTATGAATTCGGCCAGCGCCTGGAAGCCCAGCGACTTGTCGAAGTAGTCGGTGACATCCTCGCCGAGGCTGCGTCGATGCAGCCGCGCGTCCACGTCGCCGGACACCACCACGATCGGCACGTAGACCTGCGGCGCCGACTCGCGCACGTAATGCGCCAGCTCCAGCCCGTCCATGTCGGGCAAGCGCAGCGCAACGGTGATGAAATCGAATGTGCCCTCACCGAGCAGGCGCTTGGCCTCCTCGCCGCTGCCACTCTCGACGACCTCGGCCTCGGGCAGCTCGGCGCGCAGCACACGCACGATGAGCTGCCGCACCACCCTGGAACCATCGACCACCAGCACCTTGGGTGCGGCACTGGCCATGTGACTGCTGATACTTCCGCCCATCCCCTATCCACCCGCCTGTTACGGACGTCCGTGCTGACCTGCCCCGCATCGACGTCATCCCGGCGTCGGCGCATCTCCACCGGCACCGCACACGGCGCCGGCGAACGTGCCTATTTCATGCTGCCCGGCGCAATTGCCAGGCACTGACCAGTCGCGCGCCCAGCCAGCCAAGCACGCCTGCGGCGACCGGCACGGCCAGCAGCAACCATGGCGGAAGTCCGCCGATATGCAATGCACCGCCGTACGCCTGGCTCAAGCTGGCGACCGGCCCTGCCAGCGCCAGCTCGACCAGCAACGCCAGCACCACGGCCAACATGCCACTGAACAGGCCATACCAGATGCCGGCGTACAGATAGGGACGGCGCACAAAGGCTCGGCTGGCCCCGACCAGCATCAGCACGCCGATCTCGTCAGTGCGGCTGGCAATGTCCACGCGCACCGTATTGCCCACCACCAGCAACGCTGCCAGCGCAAGCAGACCGGCGAGGATCAGCACGATGCGGTTGCCCACGTCCAGCAGCGCATCCAACCGCTGCCGCCAGGCCCCGCTGTCCTGCACCATGTCGACGCCGTGCAGTCCGCGCAGATCGGTCGCGAGACGACTCACGCCTGCCGCGTCCAGACTGTCCCTGGGCTGCACCTTGAGAACGTATGGCAAGGGATTGTCGTCCAGCGACTGCAGCGCGCTGGAGAAACCCTGCATCCTGGACAACTCGTCCAGGCCTTGCTGCGGGGTTTTCACCGTGACCCCCGCGACGTCGTCGTTCGCTTCGATCTGCTTGGCCAGCAACTGCGCCACACTGCCGGGCTGGCCGGGCTGCAGGAACACGCTGATCGCGGGGTTGCGGCCCAATGCGTCACCGAGATGCTGCACATTGCCCAGCAGCAGATAGAAAGTCAGCGGCAAGGCCAGTGCCAGACCCATCACGGCAATCGTGAGCAGGGTGCCGAACGGTCGCGACGCCAGTCGTCGCAGGCTCGCCGCGGCACTCCAGCCGTGGTGCTCGCGCCAGCTCGCCAGCGGCCGGGCACGGGTGTGGCGACTCTGTTCGCCGTCTTCCGGCACGCCGCCGGATGCAGTATCGACAGGCGCGCTCACAGCACCTCCTCGGCCGCCACGTCCGCCACCAGGCGGCCATGATCCAGTACCACCACGCGCTTTCTCATGCGCTTGATCAACGGCAGGTCGTGACTGGCGACCAGCACCGTGGTGCCTACCTTCTGGAAGCCGGCGAACAGTTCCATGATCTCCACCGCCAGTTGCGGGTCGAGATTGCCGGTGGGCTCGTCGGCGATCAGTACCGCCGGCCGCGTGACGATCGCACGCGCGATGCCGACCCGCTGCTGCTCTCCGGTGGACAGGGACACCGGCAGCTGTCGCTCATAGTCCAGCAGCCCCACCTTTTCCAGTGCGGCACGCACCCGGCGCCCGCGCTCCTGTGGCGTGATGCCGCCAATCACCAGCGGCAGCTCCACGTTGGCGAACACGCTGCGGTCCATCAGCAGCCGATGATCCTGGAAGACCATGCCGATGCGCCGGCGCAGCTTCGGAATTCCGGGCGCATGCACCTTCGCCAGCGGCTGACCGTCCAGCACGATATGACCATGCGTGGGCCGCTCGATCAGCGCCAGCAGCTTCAGCAGCGTGCTTTTGCCGGCACCCGAATGGCCGGTGACGAAGGCCATCTCGCCTTCCGCCACCTCAAAGGAAAGCTGCGAGAGCGCCTCATGGCCACCCTCGTAGCGCTTGCTCACTTGATCGAAGCGGATCACCGCGTGTCCCCGAACCCTAAGCCCGCAATGCCGCCAAGGATACGGGAGCACACGTGAAACCAGAACCATGCAGGTCGCATTCCGTCGATCCCGACGGGCGACCGCGACGGCTCAGCGTCCGCTGAACAGCCGGCCAAGCCGACGGAACAGACCGGGCTTCTTGGCCGGCTTGGCAGCACCGGGCTGCACCTCGACCTGACGCGAGGGGCGATGATGACCGTCGGCAGCAGCAGGTTGCTCCTGTACCGGACGCTCGGCACTACCGGAGCGCCGGCCGCCGCGCGTGCCTTTGGCTGGAGCAGCCGGTGTGGCGGCCGGGGTCGGGGTACCGGCATGGGCTGCGGACTGCTCGGCGCCCGTCTCGTTGCGCCGCCGGCCCCGTCCACCGCGACGGCGACGGCGCTTGGGCGCGCCGTCCGCCGACGTTGCCTCGGCAGGGTTCGGCGACGCCTCGCCAGTCACCCCAGCCGGCACGCCCTCGGCGGCCGTTTGCTGTCGTGCCTCGGATGCATGGTGCGCCTCGCGGGGCTTGTGTCCGTCGGACGCGTTGCGACCGCCACGGCCACCACCGCCGCCGCGACGACGCGAATTTCCGCTGCGCCCGGAGGGCTTGGCATCGCCACGCGCTTCCACCTTGTCGCCGAACGCAGCGCTGTCGGCAGCCGCCGCGGCCGCGAACTC
This window of the Dyella sp. A6 genome carries:
- a CDS encoding primosomal protein N' codes for the protein MPAVLRVALPVPLPTLFDYLPPANGQAAVGCRVLVPFGRSRMVGVIVEVASGSSVGHARLKPALRILDDERLLDSELMQSLAWAAEYWLAAPGEAYANALPLALREDKPLPAIHHEAWQLTLAGRSAIDAGSRRGGSLALLNALATGPLAAETLTDQLPGWRAAARRLAESGLIERIAQHVTTATPTAPGPPLSSEQQTAVDKVASAFGRFQPFLLDGVTGSGKTEVYLSLIAKALAQGRQALLLVPEIGLAPQTVRRLRERLGVPVEVLHSNLSEGDRARAWLRAGQGEARVILGTRSAIFTPLPQAGLIVVDEEHDSAYKQQDGFRYHARDLAIVRARALGIPVVLGSGTPSLESLANADAGRYRALHLRARPGATRPPQVQIVDMRAQRLEHGLSPTLLAAVAETVARGEQVLVFRNRRGYAPVLLCHACGWHAECPRCEHPMTVHAGRRSLICHHCDKRMPLPEHCPACSAGELKPQGQGTERLEEALVARFPDVPVLRIDRETTRRRDSFEQLLQNLRDTARPTILVGTQMLAKGHDLPNLTLVAIVGVDEGLHSLDFRASERLAQTVVQVAGRAGRASKPGRVLLQTHHPDHPLLRQLLAQGYATAARELLTERQLAQLPPYGHQILLRAEAMQRAAVDSFLAEAVAILPTSHGLQLAGPMPAPMPLRAGRHRGQLLLESQSRQALHATARPWMIALAQCPASRKVRWSLDVDPIDLY
- the rpoH gene encoding RNA polymerase sigma factor RpoH, yielding MSQALMTANFPIPSVVGSLDAYISAVHRIPVLSQEEEQSLSRTYQEQDDLASAKKLVMSHLRFVVHVARGYAGYGLQLADLIQEGNIGLMKAVKRFDPDQGVRLVSFAVHWIRAEMHEFILRNWRIVKVATTKAQRKLFFNLRKSKKRLGWMNAEEVRVVARDLGVPEATVREMESRLSGRDIGFEAPADADDDAKPAPEAFLIDEGADPYDNVADADQADNQMETLSAALQNLDDRSRDIIQRRWLNEDKATLQDLADEYGVSAERIRQVEANAMKKMRGLFAA
- a CDS encoding ABC transporter permease; the encoded protein is MIGYYLDLALNSVKRTPILTALMVLAISLGIGATMTMLTVLHVMTDDPMPGRSAHLYTPHLDPLPLKFTSIATGRDVSANLTWPDAMALLQAHRATRQAAMAGGHLLVRSADDGAKVRPFYADGRYTTKDFFDMFGVPFEHGTGWTSNDDASSAHVVVLADSLAQKLFGSHDAIGKMVQLGDKDFRVIGVTADWQPSPMFYADVSSDHYSKGDQFFLPLSTAADLDLDINGNMDTWVVSPSDDYMHSPTATWLQFWVQLDTPAQVAAYRRFLRNYSEQQRSLGRFQRPASNAKLYSLMGWLAHENLVPDDVRLQLWLALSFLFVCMVNIVALLLAKFLRRSGEISVRRALGARKRDIFVQFGIESALIGLGGGMLGVLIAELGLWSVRHRPDDYAHIARMDLSMLLLTLVLAVVASVLAGLLPAWRACSVAPALQLKNSH
- a CDS encoding ABC transporter permease, with protein sequence MELRPIISSLRHHALTAALLTLQVALTCAIVCNVAFMIARRIQQVSIPTGIAENELSVIRSHGTGTDDNAVNAVAQHQTDLAALRAIPGVRSVAAVSYALPLNRQDGFGLVCTTPQLSLHSKSCQISSFYDGTPHLIDTLGLHLTAGRDFRSDEFVSKDNDHPHVVIISRALADRLYPGQDAVGKMLYMGRGPNALQVIGIVADLLRPRLRGPGQNHLSLITSQLPNSNRDTYVLRSAPTDRERILQAATKALFKTDPTRILDPKYVRTFTQIRAAYFQRDTTMIGLFVASALGLLFVTALGIAGLANFWVQQRRRSIGIRRAVGATRKDILRYFQTENFLIVTTGVVLGMALAVTLNLQLMKHYELPRLPLWYLPIGALALEALGQMAVFFPARRASRVPPLEAIRGQ
- a CDS encoding Fe2+-dependent dioxygenase, with protein sequence MIICVPNVLSAQELATIGGELERASFVDGSTTAGWSAREVKRNQQLDFSSADHTRLATMVREAFMRNAMLQAATLPSNLTQVLFNRYASGMHYGPHVDAAVMGPMENAVRTDIAITIFLSDPKSYSGGELTVLSNGLGYEFKLEAGSAIAYPANTLHHVKPVTHGARNAAIIWVQSQVRDPAKREILWDLANAKHQVFTREGKSPTFDAVSKSHANLMRMWAET
- the ung gene encoding uracil-DNA glycosylase, producing the protein MSGDHIRLEPSWKARIGDYLERPEMRALAEFLRSEKRAGKVIYPPGPEIFSAFAHTPFDAVRVVILGQDPYHGPGQAHGLCFSVRPGVPSPPSLVNIFKEIQRDLGTAPPDHGCLTPWADRGVLLLNSVLSVERGQAASHQGKGWEGFTDAAIDALNREREGIVFMLWGSYAQRKGQLIDRNRHCVLKSVHPSPLSAHRGFIGCGHFSAANQYLEAEGREPIDWSLPSRAALADEAGSA
- a CDS encoding response regulator, which gives rise to MGGSISSHMASAAPKVLVVDGSRVVRQLIVRVLRAELPEAEVVESGSGEEAKRLLGEGTFDFITVALRLPDMDGLELAHYVRESAPQVYVPIVVVSGDVDARLHRRSLGEDVTDYFDKSLGFQALAEFIRGYVRPDNSAEGTVLYVEDSRVVALATRRMLEKIGLTVRHVVSVEDALALLETERAQGRVGADVVLTDVSLKGELTGGDLLEHVRNQFDYGKGKLPVLVMTGDENPANQAALLKAGANDLVEKPVEETLLITKLLFQLRVAQHLRKRELAA
- the ftsX gene encoding permease-like cell division protein FtsX, with protein sequence MPEDGEQSRHTRARPLASWREHHGWSAAASLRRLASRPFGTLLTIAVMGLALALPLTFYLLLGNVQHLGDALGRNPAISVFLQPGQPGSVAQLLAKQIEANDDVAGVTVKTPQQGLDELSRMQGFSSALQSLDDNPLPYVLKVQPRDSLDAAGVSRLATDLRGLHGVDMVQDSGAWRQRLDALLDVGNRIVLILAGLLALAALLVVGNTVRVDIASRTDEIGVLMLVGASRAFVRRPYLYAGIWYGLFSGMLAVVLALLVELALAGPVASLSQAYGGALHIGGLPPWLLLAVPVAAGVLGWLGARLVSAWQLRRAA
- the ftsE gene encoding cell division ATP-binding protein FtsE; this translates as MIRFDQVSKRYEGGHEALSQLSFEVAEGEMAFVTGHSGAGKSTLLKLLALIERPTHGHIVLDGQPLAKVHAPGIPKLRRRIGMVFQDHRLLMDRSVFANVELPLVIGGITPQERGRRVRAALEKVGLLDYERQLPVSLSTGEQQRVGIARAIVTRPAVLIADEPTGNLDPQLAVEIMELFAGFQKVGTTVLVASHDLPLIKRMRKRVVVLDHGRLVADVAAEEVL